A single genomic interval of Vicia villosa cultivar HV-30 ecotype Madison, WI unplaced genomic scaffold, Vvil1.0 ctg.000060F_1_1, whole genome shotgun sequence harbors:
- the LOC131623333 gene encoding protein ROOT HAIR DEFECTIVE 3-like: MATNDTCCSTQLIDGDGVFNATGIDKFMKEVKLAECGLSYAVVSIMGPQSSGKSTLLNNLFNTNFREMDAFKGRSQTTKGIWMARCAGIEPCTLVMDLEGTDGRERGEDDTAFEKQSALFALAVSDIVLINMWCHDIGREQAANKPLLKTVFQVMMRLFSPRKTTMLFVIRDKTRTPLENLEPVLREDIQKIWDSVPKPQAHLETPLSEFFNVEVVALSSYEEKEEQFREQVANLRQRFHQSIAPGGLAGDRRGAVPASGFSFSSQQIWKVIKENKDLDLPAHKVMVATVRCEEIANEKYAAFVANEEWCQLEETVQSNPIPGFGKKINSLLHAGLSEYDSEATYFDEGVRTAKQKQLQDKLLQLVQPAYQSALGHIRSGTLEKFKDSLEKALKGGERFSAAANSCIGSCVAQFDEACADVVIEVANWDTSKVREKLLRDIDAHVASVREAKISELVSSYEEKLKLALSGPVEALLDGANSDTWPSIRSLLKREMASAVLGFSAALNAFDMDEETRQNMILSLEDFAKGVVEGKAKEEAGRVLIRMKDRFTMLFSHDSESMPRVWTGKEDIRAITKTARSASLKLLSVMAALRLDDGDKDNIEKTLAVTLLDSSSGAVRDRSITAADPLATSSWEQIPPTKTLITPVQCKSLWRQFKMETEYSVSQAISAQEANKRNNNWLPPPWAILALVILGFNEFMTLLKNPLYLGVIFVVFLLVKALWVQLNIAGEFSHGILPGLISLSTKFVPTIMNLMKRLAEEGSNAATNNNPQRNTSQNNSNAVPVGSSVSSSSSSNVTSLDNGSRYTSSSKDE; the protein is encoded by the exons CTACTAATGATACTTGTTGTTCAACTCAACTAATTGATGGAGATGGTGTATTCAATGCTACTGGGATTGAcaagtttatgaaggaggtgaaaTTGGCGGAATGTGGGCTTTCATATGCTGTAGTTTCTATTATGGGGCCACAGAGTAGTG GCAAGAGTACACTATTGAATAATTTGTTTAATACCAATTTCAGAGAGATGGATGCTTTTAAGGGAAG GTCTCAAACAACCAAAGGAATCTGGATGGCTAGATGTGCTGGCATAGAGCCTTGTACGCTTGTGATGGATTTGGAGGGTACAGATGGAAGAGAACGTGGAGAG GATGATACTGCATTCGAAAAGCAGAGTGCTCTGTTTGCTCTCGCTGTCTCAGATATTGTGTTAATAAACAT GTGGTGCCATGACATTGGCCGTGAGCAAGCTGCAAATAAGCCTCTTTTGAAAACCGTCTTTCAG GTTATGATGAGATTGTTTAGTCCGCGCAAAACAACAATGCTGTTTGTCATACGTGATAAAACAAGG ACACCGCTTGAAAATTTAGAACCTGTTTTGCGAGAAGATATTCAGAAG ATATGGGACTCTGTTCCTAAACCACAGGCCCACCTAGAAACCCCATTAAGCGAATTTTTCAAC GTTGAAGTTGTTGCACTTTCTAGTTATGAAGAAAAGGAAGAGCAATTTAGGGAGCAG GTTGCCAATTTGAGGCAACGCTTTCATCAGTCTATTGCTCCTGGTGGCCTAGCAGGGGACCGACGTGGAGCAGTTCCTGCTTCTGGATTTTCTTTTAGCTCTCAGCAAATATGGAAAGTCATTAAGGAAAACAAAGATCTCGACCTTCCTGCACATAAG GTTATGGTTGCAACTGTACGTTGTGAAGAAATTGCCAATGAGAAATATGCCGCTTTTGTTGCAAATGAG GAATGGTGTCAATTGGAAGAGACTGTGCAATCTAATCCTATTCCTGGATTTGGGAAAAAGATCAACTCACTGCTTCATGCTGGTTTGTCAGA GTATGATTCCGAGGCTACTTATTTTGATGAAGGTGTGAGAACTGCAAAACAAAAGCAACTTCAAGATAAATTGTTGCAA CTTGTCCAACCAGCGTACCAATCTGCACTGGGACATATTAGATCTGGAACTTTGGAAAAATTTAAGGATTCACTCGAAAAGGCTTTGAAAGGAGGGGAAAGGTTTTCTGCAGCTGCTAATAGTTGCATTGGGTCTTGTGTGGCTCAATTTGATGAAGCATGTGCAG ATGTTGTTATTGAAGTAGCAAATTGGGATACATCTAAAGTACGAGAGAAACTGTTGCGTGATATTGATGCACACGTTGCATCCGTGCGTGAAGCTAAGATTTCTGAACTTGTTTCTTCATATGAG GAAAAACTGAAACTAGCTTTGTCTGGCCCAGTTGAAGCTCTTTTGGATGGAGCTAATAGTGATACTTGGCCATCAATAAGGAGCCTTCTTAAGCGTGAGATGGCATCAGCAGTTTTAGGGTTCTCTGCTGCGCTTAACGCATTTGATATGGATGAAGAAACAAGACAGAACATGATTTTGAGTTTAGAGGATTTTGCAAAAGGTGTCGTAGAGGGAAAGGCTAAGGAAGAAGCTGGAAGGGTTCTGATCCGTATGAAGGACAG GTTTACAATGTTATTTAGCCATGATTCCGAATCAATGCCTCGTGTTTGGACGGGAAAAGAAGATATTCGAGCTATCACCAAAACTGCTCGCTCTGCT TCTTTGAAGTTACTATCTGTGATGGCTGCACTTCGTTTGGATGATGGTGATAAAGATAATATTGAGAAAACATTAGCAGTTACATTGCTGGATTCATCAAGCGGTGCTGTTAGAGATAGGAGTATTACTGCGGCAGATCCGCTAGCTACTAGCAGTTGGGAACAG ATTCCACCAACTAAGACACTGATTACACCTGTCCAGTGCAAATCTTTGTGGAGGCAGTTCAAAATGGAGACAGAGTATAGTGTTTCTCAAGCCATTTCTGCACAG GAGGCCAACAAGCGCAATAACAACTGGCTACCTCCCCCATGGGCAATACTCGCTTTGGTTATTTTGGGATTCAATGAATTTATGACCCTTCTAAA AAATCCTTTGTATTTGGGTGTCATCTTTGTTGTTTTTCTTCTCGTGAAAGCCCTGTGGGTGCAACTTAACATTGCTGGTGAATTTAGCCATGGAATA CTTCCGGGACTCATTTCCTTGTCCACCAAGTTTGTTCCAACAATCATGAACCTTATGAAAAGACTAGCAGAGGAGGGGAGTAACGCTGCAACTAACAACAATCCACAGAGAAACACATCACAAAACAACTCCAATGCTGTTCCTGTTGGCAGCTCTGTTTCATCTAGTTCTTCATCCAACGTAACCTCGTTGGATAATGGAAGCAGATACACCAGTTCATCAAAAGATGAGTAA
- the LOC131623336 gene encoding protein HOTHEAD-like yields the protein MASIHTVKFSLFFLLCFWNCNFLPLSQGKQEYPYIKKASSFSSVPSTSDASLNKAYDYIIVGGGGAGCPLAATLSQNFSVLLLERGGVPFTNPNVTFLENFHITLADLSSTSASQYFVSTDGVFNARGRVLGGGTSINAGFYTRASPRFISKVGWDAKLVNESYPWVEKQIVHRPKFSPFQRAVRDSLIDTGVSPFNGFTYDHIYGTKVGGTIFDRFGRRHTSAELLASGNPEKLTVLVHATVQKIVFDTTGKRPKAVGVIFNDENGKQHEAMLGNNMQSEVILSSGAIGSPQMLLLSGIGPKADLQNLNISVVLNNRFVGKGMIDNPMNALYVPSHRPVHQSLIQTVGITKKGIYIEASSGFSQSNSSIHCHHGIMSAEIGQLSTIPPKQRSIEAIQAYAKNKRDIPVEAFKGGFVLSKVGSAWSVGELKLINTNVNDNPSITFNYFSHPRDLKRCVDGIRMALKVIQSEHFTNYTLCKKKTAEKLLNLSVKANVNFIPKNANDTTSLEQFCKDTIITIWHYHGGCHVGKVVSPDYKVLDVDRLRVVDGSTFTESPGTNPQATVMMMGRYMGVKILRDRLGKLAGI from the exons ATGGCTTCAATTCATACAGTTAAATTCTCACTGTTCTTTCTTCTATGCTTCTGGAACTGCAACTTTCTACCTCTTTCTCAAG GAAAACAAGAGTACCCTTATATAAAAAAAGCTAGTTCATTTTCATCAGTACCATCAACTTCAGATGCATCATTGAACAAAGCTTATGATTATATAATAGTTGGAGGAGGAGGTGCAGGGTGTCCTTTAGCAGCAACACTTTCACAGAATTTCAGTGTGTTGTTACTAGAAAGAGGGGGTGTACCATTCACTAATCCAAATGTAACATTTCTTGAGAATTTTCATATTACTTTGGCAGATCTTTCATCAACTTCAGCTTCACAGTACTTTGTTTCAACTGATGGAGTTTTCAATGCAAGAGGGAGAGTCTTAGGTGGTGGCACTTCTATTAATGCTGGTTTCTATACTAGAGCTAGCCCAAg GTTTATAAGTAAGGTAGGTTGGGATGCAAAGCTTGTAAATGAGTCATACCCTTGGGTTGAGAAGCAGATTGTTCATCGTCCGAAGTTTTCGCCTTTTCAAAGAGCAGTGAGGGACAGCCTTATAGACACTGGAGTCTCTCCTTTTAATGGCTTCACTTATGATCATATTTATGGAACAAAAGTTGGTGGAACCATTTTTGACAGATTCGGTCGTCGTCACACATCTGCTGAACTTCTTGCTTCTGGAAACCCTGAAAAACTTACTGTCTTGGTCCATGCCACTGTCCAAAAAATTGTTTTTGATACAACAG GTAAAAGACCAAAAGCTGTAGGGGTTAttttcaatgatgaaaatgggaAACAACATGAAGCAATGTTAGGAAACAATATGCAAAGTGAAGTTATATTGTCTAGTGGAGCAATTGGTTCACCTCAAATGCTATTGCTAAGTGGAATTGGGCCTAAAGCTGATCTCCAAAACTTGAACATCTCAGTGGTTCTTAACAACCGTTTCGTTGGAAAGGGAATGATAGATAATCCGATGAATGCACTTTATGTTCCTTCTCATAGGCCAGTTCATCAATCACTCATTCAAACTGTAGGTATCACCAAGAAAGGTATATACATTGAGGCTAGTAGCGGATTCAGTCAGTCCAACAGTAGCATTCACTGTCATCACGGTATCATGTCCGCTGAG ATTGGACAACTTTCGACAATTCCTCCGAAGCAAAGATCAATAGAAGCTATTCAAGCTTACGCGAAGAACAAGAGAGACATACCGGTCGAAGCATTCAAGGGAGGCTTTGTCTTGTCAAAAGTCGGCAGTGCTTGGTCCGTAGGCGAGCTCAAGTTGATCAACACCAATGTGAATGACAATCCTTCTATTACCTTCAACTACTTCAGTCATCCGCGCGATCTGAAACGCTGCGTCGACGGGATCAGAATGGCACTAAAAGTAATCCAGTCGGAACACTTCACAAACTACACATTGTGTAAGAAAAAAACCGCCGAGAAACTTCTTAACCTTAGTGTGAAGGCTAATGTCAACTTCATCCCGAAAAACGCCAATGATACAACATCCCTAGAGCAGTTCTGCAAAGACACTATAATCACGATTTGGCATTATCACGGTGGATGTCATGTCGGGAAGGTAGTTAGTCCTGATTAtaaggttcttgatgttgatagaCTTCGAGTTGTTGATGGTTCGACGTTTACTGAATCACCAGGAACAAATCCTCAAGCCACTGTAATGATGATGGGAAG GTACatgggagtgaagatattgagaGATAGGTTGGGAAAATTGGCTGGTATATAA